A genome region from Blautia coccoides includes the following:
- the dxr gene encoding 1-deoxy-D-xylulose-5-phosphate reductoisomerase, producing the protein MKKIAILGSTGSIGTQTLDVVESNEDLQVVGIAAGSNIDMLEEQIRRFHPKLAAVGDEKKAAELKSRVADTDCTVTGGMEGLLMLAAMPESDILVTAIVGMIGIRPTVEGIRAGKDIALANKETLVTAGHIIMPLAKEYGVRILPVDSEHSAIFQALNGEDPARIHKLLITASGGPFRGKKREELLNIQVEDALKHPNWAMGQKITIDSATLVNKGLEVMEAKWLFHMDLEQIQVVVQPQSVIHSMVEFVDGGIIAQLGTPDMRLPIQYALYGGERRYLPGERLDFAKLGSITFEEPDMDTFKGLPLAMEASKKGGSMPTVFNAANEKAVGMFLNRKIGFLDIYSIIEEAMVRHKVIKNPDVDVITDIEQETYRWIEGRW; encoded by the coding sequence ATGAAAAAAATTGCGATATTAGGTTCCACGGGATCCATCGGCACGCAGACCCTGGATGTGGTGGAGAGCAATGAGGACCTGCAGGTGGTTGGAATCGCTGCGGGCAGCAATATTGATATGCTGGAGGAACAGATCCGGCGCTTTCATCCGAAGCTGGCGGCAGTGGGGGATGAAAAAAAAGCGGCTGAACTGAAAAGCAGAGTCGCGGATACAGACTGTACCGTGACAGGGGGCATGGAAGGCCTTCTGATGTTGGCAGCCATGCCGGAATCGGATATACTGGTCACAGCCATTGTGGGTATGATCGGTATCCGGCCTACCGTGGAGGGTATCCGTGCCGGCAAGGATATTGCCCTTGCCAATAAGGAGACACTGGTGACCGCAGGGCATATTATCATGCCCCTTGCAAAAGAGTACGGTGTACGGATCCTGCCGGTTGACAGTGAGCACAGTGCCATATTCCAGGCTCTTAACGGGGAGGACCCTGCCAGGATCCACAAGCTGCTGATCACCGCCTCAGGCGGACCGTTCCGGGGGAAAAAGCGGGAGGAGCTTCTCAACATCCAAGTGGAGGATGCGCTGAAACATCCAAACTGGGCCATGGGACAGAAGATCACCATTGATTCCGCCACCCTGGTGAATAAAGGGCTGGAGGTCATGGAGGCCAAATGGCTGTTCCACATGGATCTGGAGCAGATACAGGTTGTGGTGCAGCCCCAGAGTGTGATCCACTCCATGGTGGAGTTTGTGGACGGGGGCATCATTGCACAGCTGGGAACTCCGGATATGCGGCTGCCCATCCAGTATGCGCTGTACGGAGGTGAGAGGCGTTACCTTCCCGGTGAGCGCCTGGATTTTGCAAAGCTTGGCTCCATTACCTTTGAGGAGCCGGATATGGATACATTTAAAGGACTGCCTCTGGCTATGGAGGCTTCTAAAAAGGGAGGTTCCATGCCAACTGTATTCAACGCGGCCAATGAGAAGGCAGTAGGTATGTTTTTAAACAGAAAAATCGGTTTCCTGGATATTTATTCAATAATTGAAGAAGCTATGGTAAGACATAAAGTGATCAAGAATCCTGATGTAGATGTGATCACAGACATTGAACAGGAGACTTACAGATGGATTGAAGGCAGGTGGTAG
- a CDS encoding helix-turn-helix domain-containing protein codes for MNERIRKLRKTLDLTQTIFAERIGLKQNSIALIESGKRNISDQAILSICREFNVNEEWLRFGIGEMFKPISHNAIDALVQQNSLTDSDRILIEKFIFLKPELRKIFADYILDTAKALQAQQPPTIKPVDQTAIGGELHEKCPKTAEELERRYPPLDNIDLKDA; via the coding sequence ATGAATGAACGTATTAGAAAACTAAGGAAAACACTTGATTTAACTCAAACCATTTTCGCAGAACGAATAGGATTGAAGCAAAACTCCATAGCACTTATTGAAAGTGGTAAAAGAAATATTTCTGATCAGGCAATACTATCTATCTGCAGAGAATTTAATGTTAACGAAGAATGGCTTCGATTTGGTATAGGTGAAATGTTCAAACCGATTTCCCATAATGCCATAGATGCTCTTGTTCAACAAAATTCACTTACTGATTCTGACCGCATTTTAATTGAAAAATTTATATTTTTGAAACCTGAATTAAGAAAAATATTTGCTGATTATATTCTGGATACTGCTAAAGCACTCCAAGCACAGCAACCCCCTACTATAAAGCCGGTAGATCAGACAGCAATTGGTGGTGAACTACATGAAAAATGTCCAAAAACAGCTGAAGAACTTGAAAGGCGATATCCACCTTTAGATAATATAGATTTGAAAGATGCTTAG
- a CDS encoding Uma2 family endonuclease, with protein MPLFKEKSYTIEDIYNLPDGQRAELIDGQLYNMTPPGRIHQKLVSEFTQLLGQYVKSHNGSGEVYPAPFAVNLTADDKTYVEPDISIICDKNKLTEKGCSGAPDFIIEIVSPSSRKMDYSTKNTLYFESGVREYWIVDPAKQRTTIYQYEVDAAPTIIPFNQEIQAGIYKDLKIIIDELLK; from the coding sequence ATGCCATTATTTAAAGAAAAGAGTTATACTATAGAAGATATTTACAATCTTCCTGACGGTCAACGAGCTGAGTTAATAGATGGTCAGCTCTATAACATGACTCCCCCTGGACGTATACACCAGAAGTTGGTTTCTGAATTCACACAGCTCCTGGGACAGTATGTCAAGTCACACAACGGCTCCGGTGAGGTATATCCTGCCCCATTTGCAGTCAATTTGACTGCAGATGATAAAACTTACGTTGAGCCGGATATCAGCATTATCTGTGACAAAAACAAACTCACAGAAAAGGGCTGCAGCGGAGCACCTGATTTCATTATTGAAATAGTCTCCCCTTCCAGCCGTAAGATGGACTACTCCACCAAAAATACTCTGTATTTCGAGTCTGGTGTCCGGGAATATTGGATCGTTGACCCTGCAAAACAACGTACGACCATATACCAATATGAGGTGGATGCTGCCCCCACAATCATTCCTTTTAACCAAGAAATTCAGGCAGGTATTTACAAAGATTTAAAGATTATAATTGATGAACTTTTAAAATAA
- a CDS encoding transposase translates to MGDISRFDDVKEIQKLSGIGLVSCSSGKQKGQTKISHRGRKRLRYWLFQAAKSAVAHADEFRQLHVYYTTRDKNPLKKMQSLIVIACKILRVIYSILKTGTTYNPQKLLNDIKHPSNVPA, encoded by the coding sequence ATGGGGGATATCAGCAGATTTGATGATGTGAAAGAAATACAGAAATTAAGTGGAATAGGACTTGTATCCTGTAGTTCGGGTAAACAGAAAGGGCAGACTAAAATTAGTCATAGAGGACGCAAAAGGCTGAGATACTGGCTGTTTCAGGCTGCAAAGTCTGCAGTTGCGCATGCAGATGAGTTCAGACAACTGCATGTGTATTATACGACACGCGACAAAAATCCACTGAAAAAGATGCAGTCACTGATTGTAATAGCGTGCAAGATACTGAGGGTGATTTATAGTATTTTAAAGACAGGGACAACATATAATCCACAAAAACTGTTGAACGATATCAAGCATCCATCAAATGTACCAGCATAG
- a CDS encoding Hpt domain-containing protein — translation MEHVMLTKLREAGCDMDGTLERFMNNEALCMKFLKKFPQDVTFGAMKKAFAQGDADEFFKAAHTMKGVSGNLGLSSLYDKMQPAVEKGRRGELPSCEDMDEIEKQYNEIIKIITENQ, via the coding sequence ATGGAACATGTAATGTTGACCAAACTGCGTGAAGCGGGATGTGACATGGACGGCACACTGGAGCGTTTCATGAACAACGAAGCGCTGTGCATGAAGTTTTTAAAAAAGTTCCCCCAGGATGTAACCTTTGGAGCAATGAAAAAAGCCTTTGCACAGGGCGATGCAGATGAATTTTTTAAAGCAGCCCATACCATGAAAGGTGTGTCCGGCAATCTGGGACTCAGCAGTCTTTACGATAAGATGCAGCCGGCAGTGGAAAAAGGCAGGAGAGGCGAACTTCCTTCCTGTGAGGATATGGACGAAATTGAAAAGCAGTACAATGAGATAATAAAGATCATCACAGAAAATCAATAG
- a CDS encoding aminotransferase class IV, with translation MDIKMIIADDGFFFGIGAFETIAVKDGVPILLSHHYDRLLNTLKFLNLTNISMDEIRREVKNTLKKQDMQKGSKVLKITVSKENVLISTRPNTYHKKDYEKGFNTEYSAVRRNETSPLTYHKTLNYGDCVMEKRSFRKRGIQEPIFLNTKGELSEGATTNIFFVKDKDIIAPPMSCGMLPGIIRRYVYDSCKIKERILTPDMIPDYDEMFLTNSLLGIMPVKKLGSHLFKSQEIGKNLLRKYLSETASIVE, from the coding sequence ATGGATATAAAAATGATAATAGCAGATGACGGATTTTTTTTTGGAATTGGTGCTTTTGAAACAATTGCAGTTAAAGATGGCGTTCCTATACTTCTGTCGCATCACTATGATCGGCTTTTAAATACTCTAAAATTTTTAAATCTTACGAATATATCTATGGATGAAATAAGGAGGGAAGTAAAAAATACCTTAAAAAAGCAAGATATGCAAAAGGGAAGTAAAGTATTAAAAATTACAGTTTCAAAAGAAAATGTCCTTATTTCCACCAGGCCAAATACATACCATAAAAAAGATTATGAAAAAGGATTTAATACAGAGTATTCTGCTGTTCGGCGTAATGAAACCTCTCCTCTGACCTATCACAAAACTTTGAATTATGGAGATTGCGTAATGGAAAAAAGAAGCTTCAGGAAAAGGGGAATTCAGGAACCAATATTTTTGAATACAAAAGGAGAACTTTCAGAAGGCGCTACCACCAATATATTTTTTGTAAAGGACAAGGACATTATCGCACCACCGATGTCCTGCGGCATGCTGCCGGGAATTATACGAAGATATGTATATGATTCCTGCAAAATTAAGGAACGGATTTTAACTCCTGATATGATACCAGATTATGATGAGATGTTTTTGACAAATTCTCTGTTGGGTATTATGCCTGTAAAAAAGTTGGGCAGTCATTTATTTAAAAGCCAGGAAATCGGAAAAAACTTATTAAGAAAGTATTTATCAGAAACTGCGTCTATTGTAGAATAA
- the pyrH gene encoding UMP kinase: protein MKRILLKLSGEALAGSKKTGFDEATVMEVARQVKVLVDEGIQVGIVIGGGNFWRGRTSENMDRTKADQIGMLATVMNCIYVSEIFRTAGMRTSVLTPFECGSFTKLFSKDRVNKYFDRGMVVFMAGGTGHPYFSTDTATVLRAVEIEADMIFLAKAVDGVYDSDPKSNPDARKYDEVSIQEVIDKKLAVVDMTASILCMENKMPMLVFGLNEKDSIVNTAHGKFTGTKVLV, encoded by the coding sequence ATGAAGAGAATTTTACTGAAACTGAGCGGAGAAGCGCTGGCGGGTTCCAAGAAGACCGGATTTGATGAGGCGACAGTTATGGAGGTTGCCCGTCAGGTTAAAGTTCTGGTGGATGAGGGGATTCAGGTGGGTATTGTGATCGGCGGCGGCAACTTCTGGAGAGGCCGCACCAGTGAGAACATGGACAGAACAAAAGCAGACCAGATCGGAATGCTTGCCACAGTCATGAACTGTATCTATGTATCTGAGATCTTCCGCACAGCAGGCATGAGGACCAGTGTCCTGACTCCCTTTGAATGCGGCTCTTTTACGAAATTATTTTCAAAAGACCGTGTCAATAAATATTTTGACCGCGGCATGGTAGTCTTTATGGCAGGCGGCACAGGCCATCCCTATTTCTCAACAGACACAGCCACTGTACTGCGTGCGGTTGAGATTGAGGCTGACATGATTTTCCTGGCAAAAGCAGTGGACGGTGTGTATGACAGCGATCCCAAGAGCAATCCTGACGCCAGGAAGTATGATGAGGTGAGTATTCAGGAGGTCATAGACAAGAAGCTGGCAGTTGTGGATATGACCGCATCCATTCTCTGTATGGAGAACAAGATGCCCATGCTTGTGTTTGGACTGAATGAAAAAGACAGTATTGTGAACACCGCTCACGGTAAATTTACAGGAACAAAAGTATTAGTATAA
- the frr gene encoding ribosome recycling factor, with amino-acid sequence MATDERIAKYEDKMNKTMDALVKELGTIRAGRANPHILDKITVDYYGTPTPLQQVANVTVPEPRMIQIQPWESSLIKDIQKAILTSDLGINPNNDGKSIRLVLPELTEERRKELVKDVKKKGEAAKVAVRNIRRDANEAFKKLAKQDVSEDEIKELEDVIQKLTDKFGKNIDKTVEEKSKEILTV; translated from the coding sequence ATGGCAACTGATGAGAGAATCGCAAAATATGAAGACAAAATGAACAAGACAATGGATGCCCTGGTAAAAGAACTGGGAACCATCCGTGCCGGACGTGCAAATCCGCATATTCTGGATAAAATCACCGTAGACTATTATGGGACCCCTACACCACTGCAGCAGGTGGCAAATGTAACTGTGCCGGAACCCAGAATGATCCAGATCCAGCCATGGGAGTCTTCCCTGATCAAGGATATCCAGAAAGCCATCCTGACATCTGATCTGGGGATCAACCCCAATAATGACGGCAAGTCTATCCGTCTGGTACTGCCTGAGCTTACCGAGGAGCGCAGAAAAGAGCTGGTGAAAGACGTGAAGAAGAAAGGGGAAGCTGCCAAGGTAGCTGTCCGCAATATCCGCCGTGACGCCAACGAGGCATTTAAAAAGCTGGCAAAACAGGATGTTTCTGAGGATGAGATCAAAGAACTTGAGGACGTGATCCAGAAACTGACAGATAAGTTCGGAAAGAACATCGATAAGACAGTGGAAGAGAAATCAAAAGAAATCTTAACAGTATAA
- a CDS encoding phosphatidate cytidylyltransferase, which yields MFKTRLLSGIVLVIIALATIIPGGIVLFVTLAAISLIGMQELYKAMKVQEKGVGGLELAGYAGAVIYYLTLLLDKEEFSLIAILFALVLIMSVYVFTYPKYHADQIMAAMFGVIYVTVMLSYIYKTRNLESGAWLVGLIFISSWGSDTCAYCVGMLIGKHKMAPVLSPKKSVEGGIGGVAGAALLGALYAVVIVKWNPASGHTALMYALICAVGALISMVGDLAASAIKRNKEIKDYGRLIPGHGGILDRFDSVIFTAPFIYFLANVLL from the coding sequence ATGTTCAAGACAAGGCTGTTAAGCGGAATTGTGCTGGTCATCATTGCCCTTGCCACCATTATACCGGGAGGGATCGTGCTCTTTGTCACTCTGGCGGCTATCTCCCTGATCGGCATGCAGGAACTGTACAAAGCCATGAAGGTACAGGAAAAGGGTGTGGGCGGTCTGGAACTGGCGGGATACGCAGGGGCAGTGATCTATTATCTGACCCTTCTGCTGGATAAGGAAGAGTTCTCACTCATTGCCATTTTATTTGCGTTGGTCCTCATCATGTCTGTGTATGTATTTACATACCCCAAATACCATGCGGATCAGATCATGGCTGCCATGTTCGGCGTCATTTACGTGACAGTCATGCTTTCTTATATCTACAAGACCAGGAATCTGGAGAGCGGTGCCTGGCTTGTGGGGCTTATCTTTATAAGCTCCTGGGGCAGCGACACCTGTGCTTACTGTGTGGGAATGCTGATCGGAAAGCACAAAATGGCTCCTGTTTTAAGCCCGAAGAAATCTGTGGAGGGCGGTATAGGCGGTGTTGCGGGTGCAGCGCTTCTGGGTGCCCTTTACGCGGTGGTCATTGTAAAATGGAACCCGGCTTCCGGCCACACAGCGCTTATGTATGCCCTGATCTGTGCAGTGGGCGCCCTGATCTCCATGGTTGGTGATCTGGCGGCATCGGCGATCAAGAGAAACAAAGAGATAAAGGATTACGGCAGGCTGATCCCGGGACACGGCGGCATTCTGGACCGTTTTGACAGTGTTATATTCACGGCACCGTTCATCTATTTCCTGGCAAATGTGCTGCTGTAA
- a CDS encoding sodium-dependent transporter, whose product MEREKFSSRLGFILISAGCAIGLGNVWRFPYITGKYGGAAFVLIYLFFLFILGLPIMVMEFAVGRASQKSIAVSFNVLEKKGSKWHIYRYFGMAGNYLLMMFYTTIGGWMLAYFVKMVKGDFVGLDTEGVGAAFGSLSTDMPQMIFWMVLIVVIGFAVCSMGLQKGVEKITKIMMVVLLALMVLLAVRSCTLEGASEGLKFYLLPDFGKLSEYGIQDVIFAAMGQAFFTLSLGIGALAIFGSYIGKERKLTGEAVSITILDTMVALIAGLIIFPACSAFQVNPGEGPGLVFVTLPNVFNAMKGGRFWGALFFLFMSFAALSTIIAVFQNIISFAQDLWNWNVKKAALINGIAIFLLSLPCIFGMTVWSDFTILGKDIMGFEDFLVSNNLLPLGSLVYLLFCVTRYGWGWKNFLKEANTGDGISFPGKIKVYLTFILPVIVLYIFVQGYWSLFQSL is encoded by the coding sequence ATGGAAAGAGAAAAATTTTCTTCCAGACTGGGTTTTATCCTGATATCCGCAGGATGTGCCATCGGTCTCGGAAATGTATGGCGTTTTCCCTATATAACGGGAAAGTACGGCGGTGCGGCGTTTGTGCTGATATACCTGTTTTTTCTGTTTATTCTTGGCCTGCCTATCATGGTCATGGAATTTGCAGTGGGCAGAGCCAGCCAGAAAAGTATTGCCGTGTCCTTCAATGTGCTTGAGAAGAAGGGAAGCAAATGGCATATTTACAGATATTTCGGCATGGCGGGAAACTACCTGCTGATGATGTTCTACACAACCATCGGCGGCTGGATGCTGGCTTATTTTGTGAAGATGGTGAAAGGTGATTTTGTGGGACTTGACACAGAAGGTGTGGGTGCGGCATTTGGAAGCCTTTCCACGGATATGCCCCAGATGATCTTCTGGATGGTTCTGATCGTGGTCATCGGTTTTGCAGTTTGTTCCATGGGACTGCAGAAGGGTGTGGAGAAGATCACCAAGATCATGATGGTGGTGCTTCTGGCGCTGATGGTACTTCTGGCTGTGCGTTCCTGTACACTGGAAGGCGCGTCTGAGGGGCTGAAATTCTATCTGCTGCCTGATTTCGGAAAATTGTCTGAGTACGGCATTCAGGATGTTATCTTCGCGGCCATGGGACAGGCTTTCTTTACCCTGAGTCTGGGGATCGGGGCACTGGCTATTTTCGGAAGCTACATAGGCAAGGAACGCAAACTCACCGGTGAGGCTGTCAGTATTACGATCCTGGATACCATGGTGGCTTTGATCGCCGGGCTTATTATCTTTCCTGCCTGCTCTGCGTTCCAGGTGAATCCGGGGGAAGGTCCGGGCCTTGTGTTTGTCACCCTGCCCAATGTGTTTAATGCCATGAAAGGGGGAAGGTTCTGGGGGGCTTTGTTCTTCCTTTTCATGTCCTTTGCAGCACTTTCCACCATTATAGCTGTGTTCCAGAACATCATATCCTTTGCCCAGGATCTGTGGAACTGGAATGTGAAAAAAGCGGCGCTCATAAATGGGATTGCGATCTTCCTCTTGTCCCTGCCCTGCATTTTCGGCATGACTGTCTGGAGCGATTTTACGATCCTCGGCAAGGATATTATGGGATTTGAGGACTTCCTGGTGAGCAATAACCTGCTCCCTCTTGGCTCCCTTGTATATCTGCTGTTCTGCGTGACCAGATACGGATGGGGATGGAAGAACTTCCTGAAAGAGGCCAACACGGGAGACGGAATCTCATTTCCCGGAAAAATAAAGGTTTATCTCACATTTATCCTGCCGGTTATCGTCCTTTATATATTTGTGCAGGGATATTGGAGTTTGTTTCAGAGTTTATAG
- a CDS encoding recombinase family protein: MNDKKISQAKFGAAYIRVSTHMQDELSPDAQKRLIMDHAKTDGVIISNDYVFVEKGISGKKADKRPEFLRMISLAKQKPAPFKVIYVWKFSRFARNQEESILYKSLLRKQCNIEVISVSEPIIEGPFGSLIERIIEWMDEYYSIRLSGEVSRGMMEKALRGGYQARPPLGYKIDRKGEPPVIVPEEAEVVKMIFNKYVNAGMGLFEIARALNALGYKTSHNKPFERRSIEYILQNPTYCGMIRWNRTVNETNEIRPKEEWVITKGYHEAIISEELFNKAQERYNTTYKPKGKRPTSSYRHWLSGLLKCPVCGRTMVCKNHYKKNGTVDTFYYSCYGYSKGKCLSSLTLSTHKIEPVFFEALKDATRSKNLNFEIIRKSNQNHSEVDILKKLYDKVDMKEKRIKTAYQNGIDSLEEYRENKLLLQKERESIAQKIAELDQPESEDYTPLMKERIKTTYDIVTSPNFTIEQKSTSLQSIISKIVYNRDNDSLDIQYYYS, from the coding sequence ATGAATGATAAAAAGATAAGCCAGGCAAAATTTGGAGCTGCATATATAAGAGTATCAACCCATATGCAGGATGAGCTGTCTCCGGACGCGCAAAAAAGACTAATTATGGATCATGCAAAAACAGATGGTGTTATAATTTCAAATGACTATGTATTCGTTGAGAAAGGAATCTCTGGAAAAAAGGCAGATAAACGGCCGGAATTTTTACGAATGATTTCTTTGGCTAAGCAAAAGCCTGCACCTTTCAAAGTGATATATGTATGGAAATTTTCTCGATTTGCCCGAAACCAGGAAGAGTCTATACTTTATAAATCTTTACTTAGAAAACAGTGCAATATAGAAGTTATTAGTGTTTCAGAACCTATTATAGAAGGCCCTTTTGGTAGCCTGATTGAAAGAATTATAGAATGGATGGACGAATATTATTCTATTCGCCTTTCCGGGGAAGTTTCACGTGGAATGATGGAAAAAGCGCTTCGAGGAGGATACCAAGCTCGACCTCCTCTCGGATATAAAATAGATAGAAAAGGAGAGCCTCCTGTTATAGTTCCTGAAGAGGCTGAAGTTGTTAAAATGATTTTTAACAAATATGTTAATGCAGGAATGGGATTATTCGAGATTGCTCGTGCCCTAAACGCATTAGGTTATAAAACAAGTCATAATAAACCTTTTGAGCGACGCAGTATAGAATACATTTTACAAAATCCTACTTATTGCGGTATGATCCGTTGGAATCGCACAGTAAATGAAACTAATGAAATTCGGCCAAAAGAAGAGTGGGTTATTACTAAAGGATATCACGAGGCTATAATTAGCGAAGAATTATTCAATAAAGCTCAAGAACGATATAACACCACCTATAAGCCCAAGGGAAAAAGACCGACATCCAGTTACCGCCATTGGTTAAGTGGGCTATTAAAATGCCCCGTCTGTGGCCGAACTATGGTTTGTAAAAATCACTACAAAAAGAATGGAACGGTTGATACTTTTTACTATTCCTGCTATGGATATTCAAAAGGAAAATGTCTATCAAGCCTTACTTTGAGCACCCACAAAATAGAACCTGTCTTCTTCGAGGCACTCAAAGATGCAACACGTAGTAAAAATTTAAATTTTGAAATCATAAGAAAATCGAACCAAAATCACAGTGAAGTAGATATTTTAAAAAAGCTGTATGATAAAGTAGATATGAAAGAAAAGCGAATCAAAACAGCCTATCAAAATGGCATTGATAGTTTAGAAGAATACCGCGAAAACAAGCTACTGCTTCAAAAAGAGCGGGAGAGTATTGCGCAAAAAATAGCCGAGCTTGATCAACCGGAATCCGAAGACTACACTCCATTAATGAAAGAACGTATAAAAACGACATATGATATCGTCACATCTCCTAATTTTACCATAGAGCAAAAAAGTACATCTTTACAATCAATCATATCAAAAATAGTATATAATAGAGACAATGACAGCCTAGATATACAGTATTACTATTCATAG
- a CDS encoding isoprenyl transferase yields the protein MVIPNHVAIILDGNGRWAKAKGMPRTYGHVKGCENLEKICSIAKELGVKYLTVYAFSTENWKRSKDEVDGLMKLFRNYMKKCLKIARDNKMRVRVIGEPSVFDEDLQARIRELEEYSSQFDELHFQIALNYGSRDEIKRAVQELARDVKRGALDPELITEETISGYLDTKGLPDPDLLIRTSGEERLSNFLMWQLAYTEFYFTDVAWPDFNKAEFEKAIQKFNQRDRRYGGVKEV from the coding sequence ATGGTGATTCCAAATCATGTGGCGATCATCCTGGACGGCAACGGCCGCTGGGCTAAGGCCAAAGGGATGCCAAGGACATACGGGCATGTGAAAGGCTGCGAGAATCTGGAAAAAATATGCTCCATAGCTAAGGAACTGGGTGTGAAGTATCTCACAGTCTATGCCTTTTCCACTGAGAACTGGAAGCGTTCCAAAGATGAAGTTGACGGCCTGATGAAGCTGTTCCGCAATTATATGAAAAAGTGCCTGAAAATAGCCAGGGATAATAAGATGCGTGTCCGCGTGATCGGGGAGCCTTCTGTCTTTGATGAGGATCTGCAGGCAAGGATCAGGGAGCTGGAGGAGTATTCCAGCCAGTTTGACGAGCTGCATTTTCAGATCGCGCTGAATTACGGCAGCAGAGATGAGATCAAGAGGGCTGTGCAGGAGCTGGCCAGGGACGTGAAAAGGGGCGCACTGGACCCGGAGTTGATCACAGAGGAGACCATATCCGGTTATCTGGATACAAAGGGTCTGCCGGACCCGGATCTGTTGATCCGCACCAGCGGGGAGGAACGCCTTTCCAACTTTCTCATGTGGCAGCTTGCCTACACGGAGTTTTATTTTACCGATGTGGCATGGCCTGATTTTAACAAGGCAGAATTTGAAAAAGCCATTCAGAAATTCAATCAGAGAGACCGCAGATACGGCGGCGTGAAGGAGGTATAA
- the rseP gene encoding RIP metalloprotease RseP: MSFSGIVNILIAVIIFSLIVIFHELGHFLLAKRNGIAVTEFSLGMGPRLISTVKGGTRYSLKLFPIGGSCMMVGEDDDDNSAGSFNNASVWARISVVAAGPIFNFIMAFVCAMIITSVVGYDPASVTAVQEGSAAEAAGLREGDVITEFNGKHISIGRDLSLYQTLHGYQDKAIDMKVKRDGKIIDISFTADSVEKKMLGFTYSSEGPAQIMEIYIDSPMMKAGLQAGDVITGIAGTKISDGQELQTYMEEHPLTGEEITLTVERNGKEREVTAKPQMRTVVSSGFAYNLYREKTGFLGVLKYSAVEVRYWISSTVQSLGLLIKGTFSVNDLSGPVGIVDAIGDSVQEAKSEGSVILGMQMLYWVILLSANLGVMNLLPIPALDGGRLVFLIIEAIRGKEVNRNVEGMIHFAGFVLLMLLMVFVLFNDIKRI, encoded by the coding sequence TTGAGTTTTTCTGGAATTGTAAATATTTTGATCGCGGTCATTATCTTTTCCCTGATCGTCATTTTTCATGAGCTGGGGCATTTTCTGCTGGCTAAGAGAAACGGCATTGCAGTGACAGAGTTTTCCCTAGGTATGGGTCCGAGGCTGATCTCTACAGTGAAAGGAGGCACCAGGTATTCCCTGAAGCTGTTTCCGATCGGCGGTTCCTGCATGATGGTGGGGGAGGATGATGATGACAACAGTGCAGGTTCCTTTAACAACGCCTCTGTGTGGGCCAGAATCTCTGTGGTGGCGGCAGGTCCTATATTCAACTTTATCATGGCATTTGTATGCGCCATGATCATTACCAGTGTGGTAGGGTATGACCCGGCCAGTGTTACAGCGGTGCAGGAGGGTTCAGCAGCGGAAGCGGCAGGACTGCGGGAAGGTGATGTGATCACGGAATTCAATGGAAAGCATATTTCCATAGGCAGGGATCTGAGCCTTTACCAGACACTGCACGGGTATCAGGATAAGGCCATTGATATGAAGGTAAAGCGGGATGGAAAGATCATTGATATTTCTTTTACCGCTGACAGCGTAGAGAAGAAGATGCTGGGCTTCACCTACAGCAGTGAAGGGCCGGCCCAGATCATGGAGATCTACATTGACAGCCCTATGATGAAGGCAGGTCTCCAGGCCGGTGATGTCATAACAGGCATCGCGGGAACAAAGATATCGGATGGTCAGGAACTTCAGACTTATATGGAGGAGCATCCGCTGACAGGTGAGGAGATAACTCTGACTGTGGAGCGCAACGGCAAGGAGCGGGAGGTTACGGCTAAGCCCCAGATGCGTACCGTTGTCAGCAGCGGATTTGCCTATAACCTATACAGAGAGAAGACAGGATTCTTAGGTGTGCTCAAATACAGTGCTGTGGAGGTCCGCTACTGGATTTCCAGTACGGTCCAGAGCCTGGGTCTTCTCATAAAAGGCACATTTTCCGTAAATGACTTATCCGGTCCTGTGGGGATCGTGGATGCGATCGGAGATTCTGTCCAGGAGGCAAAATCGGAGGGGTCTGTCATTTTGGGAATGCAAATGCTGTACTGGGTGATCCTTCTGTCTGCCAATCTGGGCGTCATGAACCTGCTGCCGATCCCGGCACTGGACGGAGGGCGTCTGGTATTCCTCATTATAGAAGCCATACGGGGCAAAGAGGTGAACAGAAATGTGGAAGGCATGATCCATTTTGCGGGATTCGTTCTGCTGATGCTGCTCATGGTGTTTGTCCTGTTTAATGATATTAAAAGGATCTAG